One window from the genome of Streptomyces sp. NBC_01476 encodes:
- the pip gene encoding prolyl aminopeptidase, with protein MSRKPVEPYEHGLLDVGDGNLVYWEVCGNPAGRPALVVHGGPGSGCSPGHREHFDPERYRVVLFDQRGCGRSRPHASDPAVGLSTNTTGHLIADMERLRVHLGIDRWLLLGGSWGSTLILAYAERHPERVTEIVINGVTTTRRHELDWLYRGVGRFFPEQWETFKAAAGPVADPADPVAGGLVAAYARLAGDPDPAVRQRATAAWCAWEDAVLSLEPSGSPHPYGERPSAARLAFVRICTHYFAHAAWLEEGALISGADRLAGIPGTLLHGRHDLGGPPDTAWQLARAWPDARLEIVPDSGHKGSASMSRLVREALDQYAAGS; from the coding sequence ATGTCACGCAAGCCGGTCGAACCCTATGAGCACGGACTGCTCGATGTCGGCGACGGGAACCTCGTGTACTGGGAGGTCTGCGGAAATCCCGCGGGCAGGCCCGCGCTGGTCGTGCACGGCGGACCCGGGTCGGGGTGCTCACCCGGGCACCGGGAGCACTTCGACCCCGAGCGCTACCGCGTGGTCCTCTTCGACCAGCGCGGCTGCGGCCGCTCCCGCCCGCACGCGAGCGACCCGGCGGTCGGCCTCAGCACCAACACCACCGGCCATCTGATCGCCGACATGGAACGCCTCCGCGTCCACCTCGGCATCGACCGCTGGCTGCTCCTGGGCGGCTCATGGGGCTCGACGCTGATCCTCGCGTACGCCGAGCGGCACCCGGAGCGGGTGACGGAGATCGTGATCAACGGGGTGACCACCACCCGGCGGCACGAGCTGGACTGGCTCTACCGGGGGGTGGGCCGCTTCTTCCCTGAGCAGTGGGAGACCTTCAAGGCGGCGGCGGGACCGGTCGCCGACCCGGCCGACCCGGTCGCCGGGGGCCTGGTCGCGGCCTACGCGCGCCTCGCCGGCGATCCCGACCCTGCCGTACGGCAGCGGGCCACCGCCGCCTGGTGCGCCTGGGAGGACGCGGTGCTCTCCCTCGAACCGAGCGGTTCCCCGCACCCGTACGGCGAGCGCCCCTCCGCCGCCCGGCTCGCCTTCGTGCGGATCTGCACCCACTACTTCGCCCACGCGGCTTGGCTGGAGGAAGGCGCGCTGATCAGCGGCGCGGACCGGCTGGCCGGCATCCCCGGCACGCTTCTGCACGGCCGCCACGACCTGGGCGGCCCGCCGGACACCGCCTGGCAGCTCGCCCGGGCCTGGCCGGACGCCCGGCTGGAGATCGTGCCGGACTCCGGCCACAAGGGCAGCGCGTCGATGAGCCGGCTGGTACGGGAGGCGCTGGATCAGTACGCGGCGGGCAGCTGA
- a CDS encoding DUF5994 family protein, translating into MRTSDRPALSRPGRPAPVSAPAPAASVPGPAGPAFGLPAWDGPPVRLSLVPPDRGPVRIDGAWWPRSDDLAKELLPLLAALGVRWGRITHITVDAAAWQDGPPALVLGGHTLRVKRSCHAGQREAICLVCPGVGRCDLVVVPPETPRVQAHRALGAASPARQRAPRSQLPAAY; encoded by the coding sequence ATGAGAACCTCCGACCGCCCGGCGCTCTCCCGTCCAGGCCGGCCGGCACCGGTGTCCGCACCGGCGCCGGCCGCGTCGGTCCCGGGCCCGGCAGGACCCGCCTTCGGACTGCCCGCGTGGGACGGGCCGCCGGTACGGCTCTCGCTCGTACCGCCGGACCGGGGTCCGGTACGGATCGACGGGGCCTGGTGGCCGCGGAGCGACGATCTGGCGAAGGAGCTGCTGCCGCTGCTCGCGGCGCTGGGCGTCCGCTGGGGACGGATCACCCACATCACTGTTGACGCCGCCGCCTGGCAGGACGGCCCCCCGGCGCTGGTGCTCGGCGGTCACACCCTGCGGGTGAAGCGGTCCTGCCACGCCGGGCAACGGGAGGCGATCTGCCTGGTGTGCCCTGGTGTCGGCCGCTGCGACCTGGTCGTGGTGCCGCCGGAGACGCCCCGCGTGCAGGCACACCGCGCGCTCGGCGCGGCCTCGCCGGCCAGGCAGCGGGCGCCGCGCTCTCAGCTGCCCGCCGCGTACTGA